In one Anaerolineales bacterium genomic region, the following are encoded:
- the cobT gene encoding nicotinate-nucleotide--dimethylbenzimidazole phosphoribosyltransferase, translating into MSLENLIAKIPPFDAAAAKAAGARQDRLTKPPGSLGRLEELAIQLAGITGAELPVIRDKVVIVMAADHGVTDERVSAYPREVTAQMVANFLRGGAAINVLASAAGARAVFVDMGVAADIPPHDQLQSRKIAHGTANMALGPAMTHGQALESVLAGVEVVEAEIARGADIVGTGEMGIGNTTAAAAIACVLTGAPPSRIVGRGTGIDDGRLKRKAAAVERALSVNKPDPRDGLNVLAKVGGFEIGGLAGVILGAAARRKPVMLDGFIATAAAMIAAAIAPACRPYLLSAHRAGESGHGRMLESLGLLPLLDLNLRLGEGTGAALGIALAEAACRLQAEMATFDEAGISGKA; encoded by the coding sequence GCACGGCAGGACCGGCTGACCAAACCGCCGGGAAGCTTGGGCCGGCTGGAAGAGCTGGCGATTCAGCTCGCAGGCATCACCGGCGCCGAACTGCCCGTGATCCGGGATAAGGTTGTCATCGTCATGGCCGCGGATCACGGGGTTACGGACGAGAGAGTCAGCGCCTATCCGCGGGAGGTCACCGCGCAGATGGTGGCCAACTTCCTGCGGGGAGGCGCGGCGATCAACGTGCTGGCCAGCGCCGCCGGCGCCCGCGCGGTGTTCGTCGATATGGGCGTCGCCGCCGATATTCCCCCGCACGACCAACTGCAGAGCAGAAAGATCGCCCACGGAACGGCGAACATGGCGCTGGGTCCGGCGATGACGCACGGGCAGGCGTTGGAATCCGTCCTGGCCGGTGTGGAAGTGGTCGAAGCGGAAATCGCTCGCGGCGCAGACATCGTCGGCACGGGCGAGATGGGCATCGGCAACACGACCGCCGCCGCCGCAATCGCCTGCGTGTTGACGGGAGCGCCGCCAAGCAGGATCGTCGGGCGCGGCACGGGCATCGATGACGGGCGATTGAAGCGCAAGGCCGCCGCCGTCGAGCGGGCCCTATCGGTGAACAAACCCGACCCGCGCGACGGCCTGAACGTGCTTGCCAAAGTGGGAGGGTTCGAGATCGGCGGCCTGGCGGGCGTGATCCTGGGCGCGGCCGCCCGCCGAAAACCGGTGATGCTGGACGGATTCATCGCCACGGCGGCGGCTATGATCGCCGCCGCCATCGCCCCCGCGTGCCGGCCGTACCTGCTTTCGGCGCACCGAGCCGGGGAATCCGGGCACGGCAGGATGCTCGAGAGCCTCGGGTTGCTCCCTCTGCTCGACCTCAACCTGCGCCTCGGCGAAGGAACCGGCGCGGCACTCGGGATCGCACTGGCCGAAGCCGCCTGCCGTCTCCAGGCGGAGATGGCGACGTTCGACGAGGCGGGAATTTCCGGTAAGGCATGA